The DNA window agatcgaaacgatcaggttggttgttggtctggcgaacatgaacaattggcacatgtgtcagatggacgttaaatgtgcattcctgaatggacccttggacgaagaagtctatgttacacaaccagttgggtttgtgaaacacgacgaagagagaaaagtgtacagactgcataaagccctgtatggactgaagcaagctccaagagcttggaataagaagatcgacagtttcctaagggagaaatcctttgtgaagtgcacaactgaacatggggtatatgtaagaagaagcaagagtgaattgcttatactatgtctctatgtcgatgacttgttaataacaggtaactgcaagaaagagatcgaaggcttcaaaggtgatcttagcaaggaatttgaaatgacagatttgggcgaaatttcatacttccttggtatcgaattctacaagggtagtagaggcttgatgatgcatcaaagaagatatgcaagtgaaattctcaagagatttgagatggaagaatgcaattcgactttgacacctgctgaaacaagattgcaactgtcgaagaacccagatgaagaggatgtcgacccaacccaatacagaagacttattgggtcattgagatacctttgtcacacaaggcctgacttagcatacagtgtaggtatgataagtagattcatgcagaagccaaaggtatcacacctagcagcagcgtagaggatactgaggtatctgaaaggaactctcgactatggcattctATTTCCTGTAGCTGAtgagggaaaagaatgcaaattagtgggttacaccgactcgagttggtgtagtgatgctgaggatcgaaaatccacagctggttatgtgtttatgctaggtggtgcaccagttgcttggagttcgagaaaggaaccagtagtggcactatcatcatgcgaagcagagtacatagttgcttctctttgtgcatgtcaagcaacgtggatggtgaacttggtcgaagaaataacaggtaaagatcatggagcaattaccatgaagatcgacagcatgtcagctatcaatctggcgaagaacccgatagcacatggtcgaagcaagcacattgaaatgaggttccactatcttcgagagcatgtagctaaagggaagatgaatttggaacactgcagaactgagaatcagattgcagatatcatgacaaAGGGAGTGCTGGttgaaatattcagaagactaagagctatgatgaatgtagatagcttagacacaatgaattaggtggtgtgttaatttgtaattccttgtgtcgaagctgttactcgaacacaaggtgtgtcgaagtgtgtaacagtttgttacacataagtttgtttttaaatctagatagatttgatttagatttaaaatagattagacttgatttagctccaaaataggtattttgggcttttatagttttgggctttgacttagggagaaagctaacctaaatctataaatagggagtaaccctaattagtttgtaatcaagtcattatcttgtattcacagaagttgcagttgcaagtgaataacagaatttccacagtttgtgggcagagagaaactctgcagaaaatactttctctttctcttttaatatttccgcaaaccctaatcctatttttcttcattgtcatctttaacgataaggaattactcaaaggtttgagagtctaattccaacaggGATGTGGTCTCTTAATATTTTAAAGTGagtaataatttgaaataaaaaaaggatTACAAATTAGATAATTATAATAAGACAATGATGACAACTTTTGACAAATCAGTATATTGATTGATCTATTATCGCCTGAGTACCCATATTTTCAACGTTTCgacttttttttatcaattattgGGTGTTAGTATTTAGTCACATTCAAGgttgttttaagttttttaaaGTTTTGTATAGGTCAGTAACGATTCAATTGTGACAAAATAATTAAGGGGTCATATTTTGTGATGGCTTAATTGTAGCAAATCTACTATAAAGCCCTACATAACTCAATTTAACCATGAAAAAATTGAAGTACATTGCTATAGTCAATCTTGCATATCCTCAAAAATGACTTTAGACGCACTAAAAAACTTTTTGCAGATTTTAAGAGTGTTTTTAAAGACTAAAGCTTAGATTTCTATTCTTTAATTTAAGCGTATATATGATGTCAACCCAACAATTTTCTTGGAGTTTCATAATGAATACTTAAAAGTTTTTAACAGGACATTGATTATAAGTCTTTCAAATTGAGCTTTCCTTAATAGCTTAAATCCTAACACCACTTTGATTATATTTATTCAAACTATATTGAGTATTAGAATATAGAATTCCTTGTAACTAATAGCTTTATTGTTTATTGGCAGTAAATACCATACACAAAGTTGATGATCCTTCATGTGACTACTCCAATGGAAAATGGATCCATGACAAAACAGGCCCTTCATACAATGGAACAACATGTGCTACAATCAAAGAAAGCCAAAACTGTATCACCAATGGAAGACCAGACTCAAACTACCTTTACTATAGATGGAAACCAACTCAATGCAATCTTCCAAGGTTTGATCCAAACACTTTTCTTCAACTTAGTAAAAACAAACACATATCTTTTGTTGGTGATTCTATAGCTAGGAACCAATTTGAGTCCCTTCTTTGCATGCTATCGTCTCTTTCCAAACCTAAACCGGTTCATCATAAAGGTTCTCATTGGTGGCATTTTGAATCTCATAATGCAACTCTTTCGTTATATTGGTCACCGTTTCTAGTACAAGGCGATGCAAGATCGAAATTAGGGCCGAGTTTGAACACGATTCATTTGGACCGCGTTAACGGGAAATGGGAGAAGGATATGGATGGAATGGACTTGATTTTGATATCATTTGGTAATTGGTTTAATGTTCCTTCGGTTTATTATGAGAATGGTTCGATTATAGGTTGCTTAAATTGTTCGGGTTATGGTCTTAATTACACCGATATTGGATTTTATGATCCATTAAGAAAGGCTTTAAGGAGAAGTTTGAAAAGGATAGTTGAGAGGAGAGTTGGTAAAAAGAATGAAATTGGTGTGATTGTTAGaactttttcaccttctcattttgaTGGTGATTGGGATAAATCCGGTACATGTTCAAAGAAAGAACCGTATGAGAATGGagagaaggaaattggagaaATGGAAAGTGAGATTAGAAGGATTGAGATTGAAGAAGTGGAAAAGGCTAAAGTGAAAGCAAGAGAATTTGGAGGGGTAAGGTTTGAGATTTTGGATGTAACGAAATTGGCATTGCTGAGACCAGATGGTCATCCTGGTGCTTATATGAATCCTTTTCCGTTTGCAAATGGTGTTCCGGAGCGCGTGCAGAATGATTGTGTTCATTGGTGTTTGCCAGGGGCTATAGATACATGGAATGAGATTTTGGTAGAGATGATGAAGAAGTGGGATTTGGAGGGACAAGAATGGAGTGAATTGTGAGATATTGTTCTTATCTTGTTAATATAATGTTTCCATAGAAAGATTGTGTTTCATATTTGGGAGAGGTTTTTGTTAATAGTTGCTAGACAAGGAAAATGTTTCGGATTTTAATGTACATTATTCTTGTTAGTTATAAATTGCAATTCATTAAAACGTTTTttatacattaatttttttttatgatcgGTGATTTCTGATGTATTGATGGTGGTTTTGATAGCCTGAGCTATAATTCAGTCCATATAATAATGTAATGGTTTATTGGAAGAATCTTTTAAAACATTTTGTTAGATTTGGGTATAAAGGGTGAATTGAAAAAGACCTTTAATAACATGAGTTAAGGAATAAAATAGTGACTTAGTCAGAGGAAGAAAAATCGAAGTTAGTTTTCATTAAAAACATCAAAGTTAGATATGATATGAAGGATCAAAGGCAATAAGTTAACTAGTTAAGCATAGATAAATTAAGGATCAAAGTGAAGAATCTTATAtctaaaaagagagaaaaatttcaccttttttctttcttctttcactTTAACTTTTTCTCAAATTTAGATAATGAGAAAGTGTAATGGGGTAAAATATTGATTCTCTTTAATCATATTGACTATTATAGAAATCTAATGTAGTATTTTTGTTTCCATCTCTCTTGCATGTCAAATATGTTTGGTAGATCTGTCCATATGATTTGTTGCGGTCAACAAATTGACGCAATCATCCAATCATGAATTATGACTTATGAGACGTTCGATTTAAATTTAATGATCTATATTTAATTTCAATATTTATGAATTGTAGAGTAAACTAATAACAAATCTGTGCATTTACACGGATTCTGATACACGCATTTATTTTAGATGAtctttttttatagaaataaattaaaaaacgta is part of the Vicia villosa cultivar HV-30 ecotype Madison, WI linkage group LG2, Vvil1.0, whole genome shotgun sequence genome and encodes:
- the LOC131650948 gene encoding xyloglucan O-acetyltransferase 1-like, which produces MKSTITSKDDSISFSKTFLSYTHRLLLPIALLPIVLLCLYFYPLYLSKSQTNELHYANVSPPPHSVNTIHKVDDPSCDYSNGKWIHDKTGPSYNGTTCATIKESQNCITNGRPDSNYLYYRWKPTQCNLPRFDPNTFLQLSKNKHISFVGDSIARNQFESLLCMLSSLSKPKPVHHKGSHWWHFESHNATLSLYWSPFLVQGDARSKLGPSLNTIHLDRVNGKWEKDMDGMDLILISFGNWFNVPSVYYENGSIIGCLNCSGYGLNYTDIGFYDPLRKALRRSLKRIVERRVGKKNEIGVIVRTFSPSHFDGDWDKSGTCSKKEPYENGEKEIGEMESEIRRIEIEEVEKAKVKAREFGGVRFEILDVTKLALLRPDGHPGAYMNPFPFANGVPERVQNDCVHWCLPGAIDTWNEILVEMMKKWDLEGQEWSEL